A portion of the Vespula vulgaris chromosome 14, iyVesVulg1.1, whole genome shotgun sequence genome contains these proteins:
- the LOC127069098 gene encoding proton-associated sugar transporter A, with protein sequence MVDKLHEYEGFAGRVHDVRDKVKEKWDLFKEWKNGVPLDQGLPGVLNHLRGPPKLERTLDDYAHIYRKKTRRELVRVSAAVMGIEFSYAAETAFVSPTLLKIGVDHQHMTLVWALSPLVGFFVTPILGSVSDRCRLKYGRRRPFILLLAIGVLIGLILVPNGEDMGYAFGDVSSWSNHTIPIGHRTTTKSSKDDDASILKPSSHSWGIFFTILGTVLLDFDADACQSPARAYLLDVTIPEDHARGLSTFTIMAGLGGFMGYGLGGINWDATAIGIMLGGHLHATFTLITIIFIICVAFTITSFKEIPLELLERDQYQQIQEEKTEEYKGNEYDKITGEECTSYGAVDNEQDTNMAKNDEFVLKPLPVQESTKRSGEVPMIPDIPIQDTNQTKYEMTDVEHDPKVTLREYLLSIVYMPHSLRMVCLTNLFCWMAHVCYSLYFTDFVGEAVYGGNPQAPDGTKERELYESGVRFGCWGMSMYSLSCSCYSLIIEKLIKHYKARKVYICGLLFYSTGMMLMAIVKHPAGVIIFSWTAGVMYSTLFTMPYLLVAHYHASSTFEVTVEGEAIQSGGVRGLGTDVAIVSSMVFLAQFFLSCCLGTIVSMSGTTTAVVCVASTLAACGAISATQIMYLDL encoded by the exons ATGGTGGATAAATTGCACGAGTACGAAGGTTTCGCTGGTAGAGTTCACGACGTTCGCGataaagtaaaggaaaaatggGACCTCTTCAAAGAATGGAAAAACGGTGTACCTCTCGATCAAGGCCTACCGGGTGTCTTGAATCATCTTCGTGGTCCTCCTAAATTGGAAAGGACCTTGGATGATTATGCTCATATTTACAG aaagaaaacacgCCGCGAATTGGTACGGGTTTCCGCAGCTGTCATGGGAATCGAATTTTCCTATGCCGCCGAGACGGCTTTCGTTTCGCCTACTCTATTGAAAATCGGTGTGGATCATCAGCACATGACGTTGGTTTGGGCTCTGAGTCCTCTCGTCGGTTTCTTCGTTACACCAATCTTGGGTAGCGTTAGTGATCGTTGCAGACTAAAATATGGTAGAAGACGACCGTTCATTCTTTTGTTAGCGATCGGAGTTCTGATAG GATTAATTTTGGTGCCAAATGGCGAGGACATGGGTTATGCATTCGGTGACGTTTCATCGTGGAGCAATCATACGATACCAATAGGTCATCGAACAACGACAAAATCATCAAAGGATGATGACGCATCGATTTTGAAACCATCTTCACATTCCTGGGGTATATTTTTCACGATCTTAGGTACGGTTCTCCTTGACTTCGATGCCGATGCTTGTCAAAGTCCAGCCAGAGCTTATCTTCTTGATGTTACTATCCCTg AGGATCATGCCAGAGGATTAAGTACATTCACCATAATGGCAGGACTTGGTGGTTTCATGGGATACGGATTAGGTGGTATCAATTGGGATGCTACGGCGATTGGCATTATGTTGGGAGGACATCTTCATGCTACTTTTACATTAATCACtatcattttcataatatgCGTGGCTTTTACCATTACGAGCTTCAAAGAGATTCCTTTGGAACTACTTGAAAGGGACCAATATCAGCAAATTCAAGAAGAAAAG ACCGAAGAATACAAAGGAAACGAGTACGATAAAATAACTGGCGAAGAATGTACTTCGTACGGAGCAGTTGATAACGAGCAAGATACCAATATGGCGAAAAACGAT GAATTCGTGTTAAAGCCGCTTCCGGTGCAAGAATCCACCAAAAGATCAGGCGAAGTGCCAATGATACCCGATATACCCATTCAAGATACGAATCAAACGAAATATGAAATGACTGACGTAGAACACGATCCGAAAGTTACCTTGAGAGAATATCTTCTGTCTATCGTTTATATGCCTCATAGTCTTCGAATGGTTTGTTTGACCAACCTCTTCTGCTGGATGGCACACGTATGCTACTCTCTCTATTTCACTGACTTTGTTGGCGAAGCTGTTTATGGCGGTAATCCTCAG GCTCCTGATGGCACCAAAGAACGAGAATTATATGAAAGTGGTGTTCGTTTTGGATGTTGGGGAATGTCGATGTATTCTTTATCTTGTTCGTGTTACTCGTTGATCATCGAAAAGCTAATAAAACATTACAA AGCTCGCAAAGTGTACATTTGTGGCCTGTTATTTTACAGTACTGGAATGATGTTGATGGCTATCGTAAAACATCCTGCTggtgtaataatattctcttgGACAGCTGGTGTTATGTACTCCACTTTATTTACCATGCCTTATTTGTTAGTTGCTCATTATCATGCTTCATCAACG TTCGAAGTTACAGTCGAAGGAGAAGCTATTCAAAGTGGCGGCGTTCGTGGTCTTGGTACTGATGTCGCCATCGTTTCTTCAATGGTCTTCTTAGcacagttttttctttcttgttgtCTTGGAACTATCGTTAGCATGTCTGGAACAACAACGGCGGTGGTTTGCGTAGCAAGCACTTTGGCAGCCTGCGGAGCTATTTCAGCCACTCAAATAATGTACCtggatctttaa
- the LOC127069201 gene encoding malate dehydrogenase, cytoplasmic-like has translation MDFLANGVDDDENIVFGDSSDDRNVLRIVVTEASTEIAHALMYRILSNNVFEDDQLIYLVVYETFEKALFLESIVIELTESSPTQLYGIIYTHEPSIAFKDADIVFCIGLARGYEFVDEEYEDLFFEECALIAKFHGETLERYAKRDVKVIVLGNMTATIISHYAKSIPRKNFTTLSKFNMKMCAAHIATRVGCRADQIKNIILWGTDNKSMFPDCRYISFAKDVIINDCLRAWLKVDLPRILQDVLNRSLYSRSLAYALAEHCKVLWYGTEQGEWTCMGVYSDSSYGVHEGIFFSYPVFCNNKEYEIVQVPDIFITYIFQRNFGIILFIIFALYTRVY, from the exons ATGGATTTCTTAGCCAACGGCGTGGacgacgatgaaaatattgtCTTCGGTGATTCATCCGATGATCGCAATGTCTTACGAATCGTGGTTACCGAAGCGAGCACAGAAATCGCTCACGCTCTCATGTATCGCATTCTTTCTAATAACGTATTTGAAGATGATCAACTCATTTATTTAGTTGTTTACGAAACCTTCGAAAAAGCGTTATTTTTAGAAAGCATTGTAATAGAACTTACGGAATCCAGTCCGACTCAGCTCTATG gaattatTTATACGCATGAACCGTCGATCGCTTTTAAAGATGCGGATATTGTGTTTTGTATTGGATTAGCAAGAGGATATGAATTTGTGGACGAAGAGTatgaagatttatttttcgagGAGTGTGCCTTAATTGCAAAATTTCAT GGTGAAACCTTAGAAAGATATGCAAAGAGAGACGTAAAAGTAATCGTTCTCGGAAATATGACGGCTACTATTATTTCGCATTATGCGAAATCTATTCCTAGAAAGAACTTTACAACCTTATCCAAATTTAACATGAAAATGTGCGCGGCTCAT ATAGCAACGCGAGTTGGTTGTCGTGCcgatcaaattaaaaatattattttatgggGTACCGATAATAAAAGTATGTTTCCTGATTGCAGATACATATCTTTTGCAAAAGATGTGATTATTAATGACTGTTTACGTGCATGGTTAAAAGTCGATTTACCACGG ATACTGCAAGATGTATTAAATAGATCTTTGTATAGCAGATCGCTTGCATACGCACTTGCAGAACATTGCAAAGTATTATGGTATGGGACAGAACAAGGTGAATGGACTTGTATGGGTGTATACTCCGACAGTTCGTACGGTGTTCAcgaaggaatatttttttcctatccAGTGTTTTGCAATAACAAAGAATACGAGATCGTTCAAGTACCAGACATTTTTATTACCTATATATTTCAGAGAAATTTCGgtattatcttatttataattttcgcTTTATATACAAGGGTTTACTAG